In the bacterium genome, TTCACCGGCGGAAGCGCCAGTTTGGAAATCCAAATCAATATCAAACCACGCTGCTTATTCTTCGCAACGATCCAACAAAGTATAATATCCAAAAGAATCAGACCAATCCAAACGGAACCCATAAAATTAAATATTGAACCCATGGTTATTAGTAACTGTGCCACGTCCTAGTCCCCGCTCGTTTTGGGTTGTAATTCACGACTCCGCATTTTCGCCGCCAACAATGCCTGGGTAAAAATTTCAGAAAACCCATCTTCAGCCAAACGTGTCAAGGCCGCCTGAGTGGTCCCGCCTTTTGAGGTAACTGCTTCACGTAATTCAGCGGCAGACTGCCCGCTTTCTTTCAACATCCTGGCAGCACCAAATAGTGTCTGAACAGAAAGGAGTTCAGCTTCCGCAGCAGGGAGTCCCATTGTTTTTCCGGCAGCGATCATCATTTCACACATTTTAAACACATATGCAGGTCCCGAACCGGAAAGTGCGGTGACGGCATCCATCAACGGTTCCTCTATTTTGACGGCAATTCCAATCGATTCAAAAATTTCCAGTGCAAGTATTTCATCCGTCTCTGTCGCATGCTGTCCCAGACAAAATGCCGCAGCGCCTGCCAGAAAACGTGCCGGTGTATTCGGCATGACCCGCACCACCTTAATCATGCCACCGATCAATTTCTCGATATAGGTGGTTGGAATTCCTGCCGCAATACTAATCACCGTGTGTGCCGCAGGTGTCACTTCATCTTTGATTTCAGATAACAAATTTTCTATTTGCTGCGGTTTTACAGCCAAAACCAGGCCAGTGCAATCGGCCAGCATGGTTTTAGGATCAGGCGCTGACCGGATCCTGTGGGTCTTCACCATATGCGCCAAACGGATTTCATTGATATCGGTCACAATAATCTGATCCGGCATGCAGCTTTTCGTTTCCAACAGACCGCGTATAATCGCTTCCGCCATATTGCCCGCACCGATAAATCCAATCGTCTGTTGAATCACCCCTGGCCTCTTAACTCCGGCGTATGGAAAATACCTGTCCCCACCCGAACCATATTGGATCCTTCTTCTATCGCGACCTCAAAATCATGCGTCATTCCCATGGAAAGCCACTTCCAGTGCTCACCGATTTCCAGTTTATAATTTCCGAACAAATGCGACATTTGCCTGAAAAACGGACGGATCAACTCCGCATCATAAACATAAGGTGCCATGGCCATCAGCCCTTTAAGCAGCAAATTTTTTTTTTGAGCGACATAGTGTATCAGCTCACGAACCTCTTGAATTTCTATCCCGAATTTCTGCTCCTCTGCGCCAATATTAACTTCAACTAAAACGCTGATTTCCCTATCCAACTGCCGCGCAGACCGATCAAGTGCATCAGCAATACGTTTGGAATCCAGTGATTGAACCATATCAAAAATCGCAG is a window encoding:
- a CDS encoding YggT family protein, with the protein product MAQLLITMGSIFNFMGSVWIGLILLDIILCWIVAKNKQRGLILIWISKLALPPVNLVRRTVPTVYREMDFAPWLTVFFLVLIKTFIFRALIYWGMLHRPPVG
- the proC gene encoding pyrroline-5-carboxylate reductase, which encodes MIQQTIGFIGAGNMAEAIIRGLLETKSCMPDQIIVTDINEIRLAHMVKTHRIRSAPDPKTMLADCTGLVLAVKPQQIENLLSEIKDEVTPAAHTVISIAAGIPTTYIEKLIGGMIKVVRVMPNTPARFLAGAAAFCLGQHATETDEILALEIFESIGIAVKIEEPLMDAVTALSGSGPAYVFKMCEMMIAAGKTMGLPAAEAELLSVQTLFGAARMLKESGQSAAELREAVTSKGGTTQAALTRLAEDGFSEIFTQALLAAKMRSRELQPKTSGD
- a CDS encoding YggS family pyridoxal phosphate-dependent enzyme, translated to METRKKLIQNNIQKITNRIAVAAEKSSRSPQEVKLVAVTKNVALQDIRFAIDSGIQNIGENKIQEAKKKFAQLGPAITWHMIGHLQTNKARSAAAIFDMVQSLDSKRIADALDRSARQLDREISVLVEVNIGAEEQKFGIEIQEVRELIHYVAQKKNLLLKGLMAMAPYVYDAELIRPFFRQMSHLFGNYKLEIGEHWKWLSMGMTHDFEVAIEEGSNMVRVGTGIFHTPELRGQG